The Drosophila bipectinata strain 14024-0381.07 chromosome 2L, DbipHiC1v2, whole genome shotgun sequence genome has a segment encoding these proteins:
- the LOC108124412 gene encoding cGMP-dependent protein kinase 1 isoform X1, protein MACFPRLFHHRSKNKFTPAEDENTDTILNTQDSPVQIGLYIRREEKPLYSPIVTPSASEAKLQRLRQQQPPPSGSSSSASASASASASASASTSASAVPFENGSANNGGQEKKFKSNMARLQKASREKEREREKDKEAQELDEDRQEDATTASVNGNAINVTRSNSKLKPVKERRPTALPSEVPSIEIEEDSPEDAKDTAQEEDREEERKRGEGRANAHAVDVVDGGKSKLKVNVNGIIDERGGADDVATFDVATPPSTAAATPVTEGPVKFFIGHTQELSTHQTEDTLSWQSSDTNNNRNNDASNTSKLANGFLPLERRDRDKDQLEAPPRAKSSSNVSLNYLAKPPSNAGSPRRRRVSTMPDINIPPAPPMPPDLLVPGTPLHLRKKRSMERPPQSQSQTQSPGIPPDASNNQDQITGPKESDSSDGSTAKTQRVDGGIIYVRPNVPIRGDIEIEFIAKDEATRNLIRTAIERNDFLNNLMDKERKEMVINAMAPCCYKKHSFIIREHEEGSEIYVSAEGQYDVIRAGQLVGNFGPATVFGELAILYNAPRQATIQAATDAHVWKISRETFRAIMQISGSREREENLQFLRSAPFLQELDQSLLHKVVDLLQRKFYETDTCIVRQGEVGNEFYIIRCGTVTIKKKDEQNQEHVVAKRRRGEYFGEQALLNADVRQASVYADAPGTEVLMLDREAFISYLGTLKQLREKPSQPGESSGRSSNRSLEFDNEYSQVAISELKKIATLGCGAFGRVDLVAYGKQALALKIIKKIEVVKQDQIEHVYNEKNVMIKCRNSPFIVQLYRTYRNDKYVYFLMEACMGGDVWTVMSKRQYFEEKTAKFIAGCVVEAFDYLHSHDFIYRDLKPENLMLGTDGYCKLVDFGFAKFVRHNEKTNTFAGTPEYVAPEIILDRGHDRAVDYWALGILIYELLVGKTPFRGVNQIKIYQQILSGIDVIHMPSRIPKSAQHLVRHLCKQLPAERLGYQRKGIADIKRHSWFESLDWQKLKLKQLQSPIKRPLKSWTDLQYFGPSGVENDYEPPEEKSGWDKDF, encoded by the exons ATGGCCTGCTTTCCCCGATTATTCCACCATCGcagcaaaaacaaattcaCGCCCGCCGAAGATGAAAACACCGATACGATACTCAACACACAGGATAGCCCCGTG CAAATTGGCCTGTATATCCGTCGCGAGGAGAAGCCACTGTACTCGCCCATCGTCACGCCCAGCGCCAGCGAG GCCAAGCTCCAACGGCTGAGACAGCAGCAGCCGCCCCCCTCAGGTAGCTCCTCCTCGGCGTCGGCCTCTGCCTCGGCCTCTGCCTCGGCCTCAGCCTCCACCTCCGCCTCAGCGGTTCCCTTCGAAAATGGCAGTGCAAACAATGGTGGCCAAGAGAAGAAGTTTAAGTCGAACATGGCCAGGTTACAGAAGGCCAGCAGAGAGAAGGAGAGAGAACGAGAAAAGGACAAGGAGGCCCAGGAACTGGACGAGGACAGGCAAGAGGATGCGACAACGGCCTCTGTCAACGGCAATGCAATTAATGTCACACGCTCAAATTCGAAATTAAAACCGGTCAAAGAGCGTCGTCCCACAGCCCTGCCCTCGGAGGTGCCTAGCATTGAGATCGAGGAGGATTCGCCGGAGGATGCCAAGGATACGGCGCAAGAGGAGGACCGGGAGGAGGAGCGAAAACGAGGCGAGGGGCGTGCTAATGCACATGCCGTCGATGTCGTTGATGGCGGCAAGTCAAAACTCAAAGTGAATGTGAACGGCATAATTGATGAGAGGGGCGGTGCCGATGATGTTGCCACATTCGATGTCGCCACACCGCCAAGCACCGCCGCCGCAACACCTGTGACCGAGGGTCCTGTAAAGTTTTTCATTGGTCACACACAGGAACTAAGCACACACCAAACAGAGGACACTTTGTCCTGGCAGAGCAGCGATACCAACAACAACCGCAACAACGATGCCAGCAATACCAGCAAACTGGCAAATGGTTTCCTGCCGCTGGAGCGACGGGATCGGGACAAAGACCAGCTCGAGGCTCCACCCCGTGCCAAGAGCTCCAGCAATGTGTCACTCAATTATCTTGCCAAGCCACCAAGCAATGCCGGCAGTCCCCGCCGCAGACGAGTGTCCACGATGCCCGATATTAACATACCGCCGGCACCACCAATGCCCCCGGATCTACTCGTCCCGGGAACTCCACTCCATTTGCGCAAGAAACGGAGCATGGAGCGTCCCCCTCAGTCGCAGTCCCAGACGCAGTCACCTGGCATTCCGCCGGATGCCTCGaataatcaa GATCAAATAACTGGGCCCAAGGAGAGCGATTCCAGCGATGGCTCGACTGCGAAAACACAACGTGTGGACGGCGGAATCATCTACGTCCGACCGAATGTGCCCATTCGGGGCGACATTGAAATCGAATTTATTGCAAAGGACGAGGC CACACGCAATCTCATCCGGACGGCCATCGAGCGCAATGATTTCCTCAATAATCTAATGGACAAGGAGCGCAAGGAGATGGTAATCAATGCAATGGCGCCGTGCTGCTACAAAAAACACAGTTTTATCATCCGCGAGCACGAGGAGGGCTCCGAGATATATGTTTCCGCCGAGGGTCAGTACGATGTTATCCGTGCGGGTCAGCTGGTTGGAAACTTTGGTCCGGCCACCGTATTCGGGGAGCTTGCGATTCTCTACAACGCCCCTCGCCAGGCCACCATACAGG CTGCCACGGATGCCCACGTTTGGAAAATTTCACGTGAAACCTTTAGGGCCATCATGCAAATCTCCGGCTCTAGGGAGCGCGAGGAAAATCTTCAGTTTCTGCGCTCGGCACCGTTTTTGCAGGAGCTCGACCAGAGCCTGCTGCACAAAGTCGTGGATCTCCTGCAAAGG AAATTCTACGAAACCGACACCTGTATTGTCCGGCAAGGCGAGGTGGGCAACGAGTTCTACATCATCCGGTGCGGAACTGTGACCATAAAAAAGAAGGACGAACAGAACCAGGAGCATGTGGTGGCAAAAAGGCGAAGGGGAGAGTATTTTGGGGAGCAGGCGCTTCTGAATGCGGATGTTCGACAGGCCAGTGTTTATGCCGACGCCCCTGGCACGGAAGTCCTAATGCTGGACAGAGA GGCCTTTATAAGCTATTTGGGAACTCTGAAACAACTCCGGGAGAAGCCTAGCCAGCCGGGCGAATCATCCGGCAGATCTAGCAACAGAAGCTTGGAGTTCGACAACGAATACTCCCAAGTGGCCATTTCTGAGCTGAAGAAGATTGCTACCCTCGGATGCGGAGCCTTTGGACGTGTGGACCTGGTGGCGTATGGCAAACAGGCATTGGCTTTGAAGATCATCAAGAAAATCGAGGTGGTCAAACAGGATCAAATCGAGCACGTTTACAACGAGAAGAACGTAATGATTAAGTGTCGGAACTCGCCCTTTATAGTGCA gCTCTATCGCACGTACCGGAATGACAAATACGTTTACTTCCTAATGGAGGCCTGCATGGGCGGTGATGTATGGACGGTGATGTCGAAGCGGCAGTATTTCGAAGAGAAAACCGCCAAATTTATTGCGGGCTGTGTTGTCGAGGCATTCGATTACTTGCACTCCCATGACTTTATTTACAGAGACTTGAAGCCCGAAAACTTAATGCTGGGCACGGACGGGTACTGTAAACTC GTTGACTTTGGTTTTGCCAAGTTTGTACGCCACAACGAGAAGACCAACACGTTTGCCGGCACGCCGGAATATGTGGCTCCCGAGATTATCCTGGATCGTGGCCATGATCGAGCCGTCGACTACTGGGCCTTGGGTATCTTGATCTATGAACTGCTTGTCGGAAAAACCCCCTTCCGTGGAGTGAACCAGATCAAGATCTACCAGCAGATCCTCAGCGGCATCGATGTTATCCATATGCCGTCAAGGATACCAAAGTCTGCCCAACACCTGGTAAGGCATCTCTGCAAACAGTTGCCGGCGGAGAGGCTGGGCTACCAGAGGAAGGGAATCGCGGACATCAAGCGGCACAGCTGGTTCGAGAGCTTGGACTGGCAGAAGCTGAAACTGAAGCAACTGCAATCGCCCATCAAGAGGCCCCTGAAGAGCTGGACGGACCTCCAGTACTTTGGTCCGTCAGGAGTGGAGAACGACTATGAGCCCCCGGAAGAGAAGAGCGGGTGGGACAAAGACTTTTAA
- the LOC108124412 gene encoding cGMP-dependent protein kinase 1 isoform X2 yields MACFPRLFHHRSKNKFTPAEDENTDTILNTQDSPVQIGLYIRREEKPLYSPIVTPSASEELSTHQTEDTLSWQSSDTNNNRNNDASNTSKLANGFLPLERRDRDKDQLEAPPRAKSSSNVSLNYLAKPPSNAGSPRRRRVSTMPDINIPPAPPMPPDLLVPGTPLHLRKKRSMERPPQSQSQTQSPGIPPDASNNQDQITGPKESDSSDGSTAKTQRVDGGIIYVRPNVPIRGDIEIEFIAKDEATRNLIRTAIERNDFLNNLMDKERKEMVINAMAPCCYKKHSFIIREHEEGSEIYVSAEGQYDVIRAGQLVGNFGPATVFGELAILYNAPRQATIQAATDAHVWKISRETFRAIMQISGSREREENLQFLRSAPFLQELDQSLLHKVVDLLQRKFYETDTCIVRQGEVGNEFYIIRCGTVTIKKKDEQNQEHVVAKRRRGEYFGEQALLNADVRQASVYADAPGTEVLMLDREAFISYLGTLKQLREKPSQPGESSGRSSNRSLEFDNEYSQVAISELKKIATLGCGAFGRVDLVAYGKQALALKIIKKIEVVKQDQIEHVYNEKNVMIKCRNSPFIVQLYRTYRNDKYVYFLMEACMGGDVWTVMSKRQYFEEKTAKFIAGCVVEAFDYLHSHDFIYRDLKPENLMLGTDGYCKLVDFGFAKFVRHNEKTNTFAGTPEYVAPEIILDRGHDRAVDYWALGILIYELLVGKTPFRGVNQIKIYQQILSGIDVIHMPSRIPKSAQHLVRHLCKQLPAERLGYQRKGIADIKRHSWFESLDWQKLKLKQLQSPIKRPLKSWTDLQYFGPSGVENDYEPPEEKSGWDKDF; encoded by the exons ATGGCCTGCTTTCCCCGATTATTCCACCATCGcagcaaaaacaaattcaCGCCCGCCGAAGATGAAAACACCGATACGATACTCAACACACAGGATAGCCCCGTG CAAATTGGCCTGTATATCCGTCGCGAGGAGAAGCCACTGTACTCGCCCATCGTCACGCCCAGCGCCAGCGAG GAACTAAGCACACACCAAACAGAGGACACTTTGTCCTGGCAGAGCAGCGATACCAACAACAACCGCAACAACGATGCCAGCAATACCAGCAAACTGGCAAATGGTTTCCTGCCGCTGGAGCGACGGGATCGGGACAAAGACCAGCTCGAGGCTCCACCCCGTGCCAAGAGCTCCAGCAATGTGTCACTCAATTATCTTGCCAAGCCACCAAGCAATGCCGGCAGTCCCCGCCGCAGACGAGTGTCCACGATGCCCGATATTAACATACCGCCGGCACCACCAATGCCCCCGGATCTACTCGTCCCGGGAACTCCACTCCATTTGCGCAAGAAACGGAGCATGGAGCGTCCCCCTCAGTCGCAGTCCCAGACGCAGTCACCTGGCATTCCGCCGGATGCCTCGaataatcaa GATCAAATAACTGGGCCCAAGGAGAGCGATTCCAGCGATGGCTCGACTGCGAAAACACAACGTGTGGACGGCGGAATCATCTACGTCCGACCGAATGTGCCCATTCGGGGCGACATTGAAATCGAATTTATTGCAAAGGACGAGGC CACACGCAATCTCATCCGGACGGCCATCGAGCGCAATGATTTCCTCAATAATCTAATGGACAAGGAGCGCAAGGAGATGGTAATCAATGCAATGGCGCCGTGCTGCTACAAAAAACACAGTTTTATCATCCGCGAGCACGAGGAGGGCTCCGAGATATATGTTTCCGCCGAGGGTCAGTACGATGTTATCCGTGCGGGTCAGCTGGTTGGAAACTTTGGTCCGGCCACCGTATTCGGGGAGCTTGCGATTCTCTACAACGCCCCTCGCCAGGCCACCATACAGG CTGCCACGGATGCCCACGTTTGGAAAATTTCACGTGAAACCTTTAGGGCCATCATGCAAATCTCCGGCTCTAGGGAGCGCGAGGAAAATCTTCAGTTTCTGCGCTCGGCACCGTTTTTGCAGGAGCTCGACCAGAGCCTGCTGCACAAAGTCGTGGATCTCCTGCAAAGG AAATTCTACGAAACCGACACCTGTATTGTCCGGCAAGGCGAGGTGGGCAACGAGTTCTACATCATCCGGTGCGGAACTGTGACCATAAAAAAGAAGGACGAACAGAACCAGGAGCATGTGGTGGCAAAAAGGCGAAGGGGAGAGTATTTTGGGGAGCAGGCGCTTCTGAATGCGGATGTTCGACAGGCCAGTGTTTATGCCGACGCCCCTGGCACGGAAGTCCTAATGCTGGACAGAGA GGCCTTTATAAGCTATTTGGGAACTCTGAAACAACTCCGGGAGAAGCCTAGCCAGCCGGGCGAATCATCCGGCAGATCTAGCAACAGAAGCTTGGAGTTCGACAACGAATACTCCCAAGTGGCCATTTCTGAGCTGAAGAAGATTGCTACCCTCGGATGCGGAGCCTTTGGACGTGTGGACCTGGTGGCGTATGGCAAACAGGCATTGGCTTTGAAGATCATCAAGAAAATCGAGGTGGTCAAACAGGATCAAATCGAGCACGTTTACAACGAGAAGAACGTAATGATTAAGTGTCGGAACTCGCCCTTTATAGTGCA gCTCTATCGCACGTACCGGAATGACAAATACGTTTACTTCCTAATGGAGGCCTGCATGGGCGGTGATGTATGGACGGTGATGTCGAAGCGGCAGTATTTCGAAGAGAAAACCGCCAAATTTATTGCGGGCTGTGTTGTCGAGGCATTCGATTACTTGCACTCCCATGACTTTATTTACAGAGACTTGAAGCCCGAAAACTTAATGCTGGGCACGGACGGGTACTGTAAACTC GTTGACTTTGGTTTTGCCAAGTTTGTACGCCACAACGAGAAGACCAACACGTTTGCCGGCACGCCGGAATATGTGGCTCCCGAGATTATCCTGGATCGTGGCCATGATCGAGCCGTCGACTACTGGGCCTTGGGTATCTTGATCTATGAACTGCTTGTCGGAAAAACCCCCTTCCGTGGAGTGAACCAGATCAAGATCTACCAGCAGATCCTCAGCGGCATCGATGTTATCCATATGCCGTCAAGGATACCAAAGTCTGCCCAACACCTGGTAAGGCATCTCTGCAAACAGTTGCCGGCGGAGAGGCTGGGCTACCAGAGGAAGGGAATCGCGGACATCAAGCGGCACAGCTGGTTCGAGAGCTTGGACTGGCAGAAGCTGAAACTGAAGCAACTGCAATCGCCCATCAAGAGGCCCCTGAAGAGCTGGACGGACCTCCAGTACTTTGGTCCGTCAGGAGTGGAGAACGACTATGAGCCCCCGGAAGAGAAGAGCGGGTGGGACAAAGACTTTTAA
- the LOC108124416 gene encoding aladin → MERMDFGTEFRNVNFREVDVNNQQGRPLKNRILLALVRIFKELIKWISIVMNWLEIILNVPLNYLKEKKIIVHRDTLAEFSQSRGWKTVVYKGMEFHPTCPYEVIALLTHADIVMLHDERCLTPTKFSAFEQKDATCMAFRPWSHGYELAVGCAAGVCLWTSNVRSSPVLEIREKQMRTCMHLLQDEGHVYVTSLQWNEDGTTLVSSSLGTNHIIMWEPDSRQKLRLIPHPGNGSSFFLLKYSPDFKALLCGQCDLGASLFMMEPSNSRRFEVLSKHRIQTAVWTGCSSYIVFAEKGSSILYSCKADEESEVFLMPEPSWNVEMVADLKEITTCYGQEREGGEPHTLVMDPLGIYLAIIFKEQPFVLLTLLISNRGCRLKVQPLEFIFCEAPYPDYPDNETFPVCMSFAKARVDDPDLRWLVIVWSSERVQRKSLEAKTLKEALQIYGVKKT, encoded by the coding sequence atggAGCGAATGGATTTCGGGACAGAATTCCGGAATGTAAACTTCAGGGAAGTTGACGTAAATAACCAACAAGGTCGTCCCCTCAAAAATCGCATTTTGTTGGCACTCGTCcgcatttttaaagaattaataAAATGGATCTCCATTGTGATGAACTGGCTAGAGATTATTCTTAATGTCCCGCTTAACTATTTGAAGGAGAAAAAGATCATTGTTCATCGAGATACTCTGGCGGAGTTTTCGCAGTCCCGTGGTTGGAAAACTGTGGTCTACAAGGGTATGGAGTTCCATCCCACTTGTCCATACGAGGTGATAGCCCTGCTGACCCATGCTGATATTGTGATGCTCCACGATGAGCGATGCCTCACACCTACAAAGTTCAGTGCCTTCGAGCAGAAGGATGCTACTTGCATGGCCTTTCGGCCTTGGTCGCATGGCTATGAACTGGCGGTGGGATGTGCAGCCGGAGTTTGCCTCTGGACTAGTAATGTAAGATCTTCCCCGGTTTTGGAAATCCGTGAAAAGCAAATGCGCACTTGTATGCATCTACTGCAGGACGAAGGACATGTCTATGTGACGTCGCTGCAATGGAACGAAGATGGCACAACTCTTGTCAGTTCTTCTCTGGGAACAAATCACATTATTATGTGGGAGCCCGACAGCCGCCAGAAACTGCGTTTGATTCCACATCCTGGCAATGGGTCATCCTTCTTTCTTCTCAAGTACTCTCCGGACTTTAAGGCCCTGCTCTGTGGCCAGTGTGATCTGGGCGCCAGCCTCTTTATGATGGAGCCATCCAACTCGCGTCGGTTTGAGGTCCTATCGAAGCACCGGATTCAAACAGCCGTCTGGACCGGTTGCAGCAGCTATATCGTATTTGCCGAAAAGGGCAGCTCCATTCTATACAGCTGCAAAGCGGATGAGGAAAGTGAAGTTTTTCTGATGCCAGAACCGAGTTGGAACGTGGAAATGGTTGCCGATCTTAAGGAGATAACCACTTGTTATGGTCAGGAGCGAGAAGGCGGGGAACCCCACACCTTAGTCATGGATCCTTTGGGCATTTACCTAGCCATCATCTTCAAGGAGCAGCCTTTTGTGTTGCTCACTCTTTTGATTTCCAATCGAGGCTGTCGCTTAAAAGTGCAACCCctggaatttattttttgtgaggCTCCATATCCTGATTATCCTGATAACGAAACCTTTCCGGTATGTATGAGTTTTGCGAAAGCCCGAGTAGATGATCCGGATTTACGTTGGTTGGTGATTGTTTGGAGCTCAGAACGCGTTCAGCGGAAAagtttggaagccaaaactcTAAAAGAAGCCCTACAAATTTACGGAgttaaaaaaacttaa